The following proteins are co-located in the Flavobacterium sp. CECT 9288 genome:
- the fmt gene encoding methionyl-tRNA formyltransferase: MTDKLRIVFMGTPDFAVGILDTILKNNYNVVGVITAADKPAGRGQKIKFSAVKEFALQNQLPLLQPVSLKDEAFLSELKNLNANLHIVVAFRMLPKVVWDMPALGTFNLHASLLPEYRGAAPINWAIINGESKTGVTTFFIDDKIDTGAMIMSDEIHIDDNENAGQLHDRLMDLGSKTVIRTLEMITKGDVSTQIQEDHKDIKTAYKLHKDNCKIDWSKPASVVHNLIRGLSPYPSAWCYIKDNEEEWNVKIYESEVIIEKHGLEIGSIHCTKKELKIAVSDGFVKILSLQFPGKKRMNTGNLLNGIVFSAFAKAY, from the coding sequence ATGACAGATAAATTACGAATTGTATTTATGGGAACTCCAGACTTTGCAGTTGGGATACTTGATACTATTTTAAAAAACAACTATAATGTAGTAGGTGTCATCACTGCAGCTGACAAACCTGCTGGACGCGGTCAAAAAATAAAATTTTCGGCTGTAAAAGAATTTGCGTTACAAAATCAGCTTCCATTATTACAACCAGTAAGCTTGAAAGATGAAGCTTTTTTATCCGAATTAAAAAATTTAAACGCTAATTTACATATTGTAGTAGCATTTAGAATGTTGCCAAAAGTTGTTTGGGACATGCCCGCATTAGGAACATTCAACCTACACGCTTCCCTACTTCCTGAATATAGAGGAGCTGCTCCCATAAACTGGGCAATTATCAATGGCGAAAGTAAAACAGGAGTCACTACCTTTTTCATTGATGATAAAATTGATACAGGTGCCATGATCATGAGCGATGAAATCCATATTGATGACAATGAAAACGCAGGACAGCTTCACGATAGACTAATGGATCTAGGAAGTAAAACGGTAATCAGAACATTAGAAATGATTACAAAGGGTGATGTTTCTACTCAAATTCAAGAAGATCATAAAGACATAAAAACTGCTTACAAATTACACAAAGACAATTGTAAAATAGACTGGTCAAAACCCGCTAGTGTGGTGCACAACCTAATACGAGGACTTAGCCCTTATCCATCCGCATGGTGCTATATCAAAGACAATGAAGAGGAATGGAATGTGAAAATTTACGAATCTGAGGTGATTATTGAGAAGCATGGTCTTGAAATAGGAAGTATACATTGTACCAAGAAAGAATTAAAAATTGCTGTTTCTGACGGATTTGTAAAAATACTCAGCTTACAATTTCCCGGAAAGAAAAGAATGAATACAGGTAATTTATTAAATGGAATTGTTTTTTCTGCTTTTGCAAAAGCGTATTAG
- a CDS encoding HU family DNA-binding protein yields MNKSELIDAIAADAGITKAAAKLALESFLGNVGETLKKGGRISLVGFGSWSVSARAARDGRNPQTGKTIQIAAKNVVKFKAGAELESAVN; encoded by the coding sequence ATGAACAAATCAGAATTAATCGATGCTATCGCTGCAGATGCAGGAATAACAAAAGCTGCTGCAAAATTAGCTTTAGAGTCTTTTTTAGGTAACGTGGGAGAAACCTTGAAAAAAGGTGGTAGAATTTCATTAGTAGGTTTTGGATCTTGGTCAGTATCTGCTAGAGCTGCAAGAGATGGTAGAAATCCTCAAACAGGTAAAACAATTCAAATTGCAGCAAAAAATGTAGTGAAATTTAAAGCTGGAGCTGAACTTGAAAGTGCAGTAAACTAA
- a CDS encoding YqgE/AlgH family protein, whose translation MITDKLKKGHLLIAEPSIIGDLSFNRSVILLADYNQEGSIGFIINKPLKYTIHDLIPEIDASFKIYNGGPVEQDNLYFIHNIPDLIPNSIEISNGIYWGGDFEFTKELINKGSINNDNIRFFLGYTGWHENQLETEMKSNSWIITANSYENKIIGKSATHFWKEQIMELGGDYLIWSNAPENPYLN comes from the coding sequence ATGATTACAGATAAATTAAAAAAAGGACATTTGCTCATTGCAGAACCTTCCATAATTGGCGACTTATCATTCAACAGATCAGTAATTTTACTAGCTGATTACAACCAAGAAGGCTCAATAGGTTTTATCATTAATAAACCCTTAAAATACACTATTCACGATTTAATTCCTGAAATTGACGCTTCTTTCAAGATTTACAATGGCGGACCTGTAGAACAAGATAACTTATATTTTATTCATAACATTCCTGATTTGATTCCAAATAGCATTGAAATATCAAATGGTATTTATTGGGGTGGTGATTTTGAATTCACAAAAGAACTTATCAATAAAGGATCTATTAACAACGACAACATTCGTTTCTTTTTGGGCTATACAGGCTGGCATGAAAACCAACTGGAAACCGAAATGAAAAGCAATTCATGGATCATAACAGCAAATAGTTATGAAAACAAGATCATTGGAAAATCTGCAACTCATTTCTGGAAAGAACAAATAATGGAACTTGGGGGTGATTACCTAATATGGTCAAATGCACCTGAAAACCCTTATTTAAACTAA
- a CDS encoding aminotransferase class IV, which translates to MVNFNGTIVSQDDCKWGQNRAFLYGDGVFETVKIVNNKILFLEDHYFRLMASMRVLRMEIPMNFTMEFLEEEIISLVLKNEMSSSARARITVFRNEGGYYLPQNQTVSYLIQVVSIENSRYYIEDKKYEVDLYKDFYISKQLLSSIKTTNKIINITGSIFASENGLDNCILLNDSKNVAEALQGNIFMVQGHKLITPPISEGCLNGIMRKQILQIAKKIDNLEVFEEVISPFDLQKADELFVTNVIKGIQPITHYRKKTYVSIIALQLLDEINKLVQN; encoded by the coding sequence ATGGTTAATTTTAACGGAACAATTGTTTCTCAAGATGATTGCAAATGGGGACAAAACCGTGCTTTTTTGTATGGTGATGGTGTTTTTGAAACAGTCAAAATTGTAAATAATAAAATTCTTTTTCTAGAGGATCACTATTTCAGATTAATGGCGTCCATGCGTGTGTTGCGAATGGAGATTCCTATGAATTTCACCATGGAGTTTCTTGAAGAAGAAATTATCTCTTTGGTACTTAAAAATGAAATGTCTAGTTCGGCAAGAGCCCGAATTACAGTTTTTAGAAACGAAGGCGGGTATTATTTGCCACAAAATCAAACCGTATCATATTTGATTCAAGTAGTTTCAATTGAAAATTCTCGTTACTATATTGAAGATAAAAAGTATGAAGTAGATTTATACAAGGATTTTTATATTTCTAAACAATTACTTTCGAGTATTAAAACAACAAATAAAATTATCAATATAACGGGTAGTATTTTTGCTAGTGAGAATGGCTTAGACAATTGTATCTTGCTCAATGACAGTAAAAATGTAGCCGAAGCACTTCAAGGAAATATATTTATGGTGCAAGGACATAAGCTAATAACGCCGCCCATTTCTGAAGGTTGTTTGAATGGTATTATGCGAAAACAAATTTTGCAAATAGCAAAAAAAATAGATAATCTTGAAGTATTTGAAGAGGTAATTTCTCCGTTTGATCTTCAAAAAGCAGATGAATTATTTGTTACCAATGTAATAAAAGGAATTCAACCAATAACACACTATCGTAAAAAAACATATGTTTCAATAATAGCTTTACAGTTACTTGATGAAATAAATAAGCTTGTGCAAAATTAG
- a CDS encoding START-like domain-containing protein has protein sequence MDQKVRYEIEFPINSSPQLLYQYISTPSGLSEWFADNVNSRGEFFTFIWNDSEEKARLASKKTGEKVKFKWVDENSKDTEYFFELHILVDELTKDVSLMVVDFAEKGEVSEATLLWENQISDLKHLIGSV, from the coding sequence ATGGATCAAAAAGTACGTTACGAAATCGAGTTTCCCATAAATTCATCACCTCAATTACTGTATCAATATATATCAACTCCATCAGGGTTGTCAGAATGGTTTGCAGATAACGTTAACTCTAGAGGAGAATTTTTTACCTTTATTTGGAATGATTCAGAGGAAAAGGCTAGACTTGCTTCAAAAAAAACGGGTGAAAAAGTGAAATTCAAATGGGTTGATGAGAATAGTAAGGATACAGAGTACTTTTTTGAACTACACATTCTGGTTGATGAGCTTACTAAAGATGTATCACTAATGGTAGTTGACTTTGCCGAAAAAGGAGAGGTTAGCGAAGCTACTTTATTATGGGAAAATCAAATTTCTGATTTAAAACATCTCATAGGTTCTGTTTAA
- a CDS encoding tyrosine-type recombinase/integrase translates to MSNLLRYLQSEHDFEHDLKEKKKYSEPKIYDADGDLSKRWYVYFSFRKTADLTLTRFPSNIYAPQHLDKKGRLQWLKSIQRNLSILLKDGFNPYDPNNNFEFESEESLSHSIREAFEFALNIKKSTLAGTSYQGLEGRMLRFEKWLNENGFKNSLITSVNKKVVTSYLNEILIATSAKNRNNTRTDISSMFTVLADNEIIPDNFIHKIPVLKSTPEKNKSFTSDQETEIFKYLNENNKLLSLYVKFISFNFLRPVEVNRIKIGDIDLNDKILKIKTKTGFKVKRIPQLLIEEIPDLSIYKSDAYLFGRKDFGQYWKASENSRRNDFSDYFLEVKKKFGFDKNYGLYSFRHTFITKLYNTFIKEMTPDEAESNIMSITGHTSKTALRKYLREINAYIPDDYSKYIR, encoded by the coding sequence ATGTCGAATTTATTACGATATTTACAATCTGAACACGATTTTGAACACGATTTGAAAGAAAAGAAGAAATACTCCGAACCAAAGATCTACGATGCAGACGGTGATTTGTCAAAACGTTGGTATGTTTATTTTTCTTTTAGAAAAACTGCTGATCTAACCCTAACTAGATTTCCTAGTAACATTTATGCTCCGCAACATCTTGATAAAAAAGGGAGACTTCAATGGTTAAAAAGTATCCAACGTAACTTATCGATACTTTTAAAGGACGGCTTCAATCCCTATGACCCAAATAACAACTTTGAATTTGAAAGTGAAGAAAGTTTAAGCCATTCTATAAGAGAAGCTTTTGAATTTGCTTTGAACATTAAAAAAAGTACCTTAGCAGGTACGTCCTATCAGGGATTAGAGGGCAGAATGCTGCGATTTGAAAAATGGCTAAATGAAAATGGGTTTAAAAACAGCCTAATTACATCTGTAAACAAGAAAGTGGTCACATCCTACTTAAACGAAATTTTAATTGCTACATCGGCTAAAAACAGAAATAACACGCGTACTGACATCAGTTCTATGTTTACTGTTTTAGCAGATAATGAAATCATTCCTGACAACTTTATTCATAAGATTCCAGTTTTAAAAAGTACTCCTGAGAAAAATAAATCTTTTACTAGTGATCAAGAAACTGAAATTTTTAAATATTTAAACGAGAACAATAAGTTACTATCCCTGTATGTTAAATTCATTTCATTTAACTTTTTAAGGCCAGTGGAAGTGAATCGTATTAAAATTGGCGACATTGATTTAAATGATAAAATTTTAAAAATTAAAACCAAAACAGGATTCAAAGTAAAGAGGATACCTCAACTGCTTATTGAAGAAATTCCTGATCTCTCCATTTATAAAAGTGATGCCTATTTATTTGGAAGAAAAGATTTTGGCCAATACTGGAAAGCCTCAGAAAATAGCAGAAGAAATGATTTTTCGGATTATTTTTTAGAAGTCAAAAAGAAATTTGGGTTCGATAAAAATTATGGATTATACAGTTTCAGACATACTTTTATAACTAAACTTTACAATACTTTCATAAAAGAAATGACACCTGATGAAGCCGAATCAAATATAATGTCTATCACTGGCCACACCAGTAAAACGGCTCTTAGAAAGTACTTAAGGGAGATCAATGCCTATATACCTGATGATTATTCTAAGTATATTAGGTAG
- a CDS encoding DUF6443 domain-containing protein produces the protein MKKHIYLILILFLSQVQMHSQTLSDENFIYTEAPQKPFTSANYSSLPASQKQKTVTYFDGLGRPMQTIAIGQGGNGEDIITPVTYDGFGRQDKDYLPYTASSTGAYRTDALTGVANFYNTVKYENTLNPYSQKQFEASPLNRVLQQAAPGNDWSLLNNRTIKMEYQTNIANEVKLFQATTNFVSGLYNPTLSQSTTYGVGQLYKTITKDENWSVADGNNKTTEEFKDKEGRVVLKRTYNNNTAHDTYYVYDVYGNLTYVLPPNAMEVLNSGTSQVTMTSTAIVSSGTNLQLNASQSITLKEPFYAQAGSTFSATIASGSDMGSILNDLCYQYKYDYRNRLVEKKLPGKQWEYIVYDKLDRVVATGPALAPFNNLGQANGWMITKYDAFNRPVLTAWMPATVTSEARAALQNTQNANTVNFSETKSAATDTTINGVSFRYSNVAWPTSGYHVLTVAYFDDYNYPNPPTIPTIIETEPVFFNSTVQPKGLPTGSYTRVLQASTDYANELAYSLYDVKGRTIRTYTKNFLGGYTYTDSKLDFTGKPEYTITYHKRLSSDGELKTKEVFTYSPQGRLLSQTHQIGTATPELLVENDYDELGQLKAKKVGANTQKIDYSYNIRGWLTEINKVAALQQVNDPKDLFAFKINYNTISSGIAGVSALYNGNIAETHWASSTDNVVRTYGYKYDALNRLNDALYKKGTVVSNAYDEKLTYDANGNIKTLTRYGSLNDTAPVVIDELTYAYKNAASNQLMKVTDTKANNANFRDEFKDSATNAVDDYDYDANGNMTKDNNKNITAITYNHLNLPTQITFGSAGNISYIYNATGQKVQKVVVEPGKTTITTDYLGGYQYSNAALKFFPTSEGYVEPVGNSYKYVYQYKDHLGNVRLSYDKTLAIQEENNYYPFGLKHSSYSVSVIVSTNDALKYRYNSKEYQDELGLNLYAYGYRHYDPAIGRWTTMDPLLNDLKFAFDDSKVDEDDEDEVYEALVTKLETADGIYNTNNLNPYGYGYNDPVSFDDPDGRCPWCIPILLVYLLTPETAVAPTGNWKNDGKAVGESKAMKGNILLSTAGAGLATKIASSSKSTPAKEKAVEKTTEKSSEKKVPNPNGKNGGQKHQEKINEYGKKLEQKGYEVTKERRVNTEGGHKNTRYTDITAKKDGKTLNVQVGKQNKNGTPVARERRAIEDINNSTKGAPNGSNRTIFVPYN, from the coding sequence ATGAAAAAACATATTTATCTAATACTAATACTATTTCTTTCTCAGGTACAGATGCACTCTCAAACCTTAAGTGATGAGAATTTCATCTATACTGAGGCACCGCAAAAGCCGTTCACTAGTGCTAATTATAGCAGTTTGCCGGCATCACAGAAGCAAAAGACCGTAACGTATTTTGATGGCTTAGGTCGCCCTATGCAAACTATTGCTATTGGTCAAGGCGGAAATGGAGAAGATATCATCACTCCAGTTACCTATGATGGTTTTGGCAGACAAGATAAAGACTATTTGCCTTATACAGCATCGAGTACAGGAGCCTATCGCACGGATGCATTAACAGGTGTTGCTAATTTTTACAATACCGTAAAATATGAAAATACGTTAAACCCCTATAGTCAAAAACAATTTGAAGCATCTCCATTGAATCGAGTGTTGCAACAAGCCGCTCCAGGAAATGATTGGTCCTTGTTAAACAATCGCACCATCAAGATGGAGTATCAAACCAACATAGCCAATGAGGTAAAATTGTTTCAAGCAACAACAAACTTTGTTTCAGGCTTGTACAATCCAACCCTTAGTCAATCGACTACCTATGGTGTGGGACAATTGTATAAAACCATCACCAAAGACGAAAACTGGAGCGTAGCAGATGGTAACAATAAAACCACCGAAGAGTTCAAAGACAAAGAAGGGCGAGTAGTTTTAAAAAGAACCTACAATAACAATACGGCACATGATACTTATTATGTGTATGATGTTTATGGTAACTTGACGTATGTGCTTCCCCCTAATGCAATGGAGGTATTGAACTCTGGGACCTCACAAGTAACAATGACCTCTACCGCCATTGTGTCCTCAGGAACGAATTTGCAGCTGAATGCCTCACAATCTATAACGCTAAAAGAACCTTTTTATGCACAAGCAGGCAGTACTTTCTCGGCAACAATAGCCTCAGGAAGTGACATGGGTTCTATTTTAAATGATTTATGCTACCAATACAAATACGATTACCGCAACCGTCTGGTAGAAAAGAAACTACCGGGTAAACAGTGGGAGTATATAGTATATGATAAATTAGATAGAGTAGTGGCTACAGGTCCTGCATTAGCACCTTTCAATAATCTAGGACAAGCAAATGGTTGGATGATTACCAAGTACGATGCGTTTAATCGTCCTGTGCTTACGGCTTGGATGCCAGCAACTGTTACTTCTGAGGCAAGAGCAGCCTTGCAAAACACTCAAAATGCTAACACGGTTAATTTTAGCGAAACCAAAAGTGCGGCCACAGATACCACCATCAATGGAGTAAGTTTCAGATATAGCAATGTGGCTTGGCCAACATCCGGCTATCATGTGTTGACGGTTGCTTATTTTGATGATTACAATTATCCTAATCCCCCAACGATACCTACTATTATTGAGACAGAACCCGTTTTTTTTAATAGCACAGTACAACCAAAAGGTTTACCAACGGGGTCTTATACACGCGTACTACAGGCAAGTACAGACTATGCCAATGAGTTGGCTTACTCCTTGTATGATGTAAAGGGCAGAACGATAAGAACCTACACTAAAAACTTTTTAGGAGGCTATACGTATACTGATAGCAAGCTTGATTTTACAGGTAAACCAGAATATACCATAACGTACCACAAACGACTCTCTAGTGACGGTGAGTTGAAGACCAAAGAAGTTTTTACCTACTCACCACAAGGCAGGTTGTTGAGCCAAACCCACCAAATTGGGACCGCTACTCCTGAATTGCTGGTAGAAAATGATTATGATGAATTAGGGCAACTCAAAGCAAAGAAAGTAGGGGCTAATACCCAAAAAATAGACTACAGTTACAACATTCGTGGATGGTTAACGGAGATCAATAAAGTGGCGGCTTTGCAACAAGTAAATGATCCCAAAGATTTATTTGCCTTTAAAATTAATTACAACACCATATCAAGTGGAATTGCAGGAGTAAGTGCACTCTACAACGGAAACATAGCCGAAACTCATTGGGCTTCAAGTACTGATAACGTTGTGAGAACCTACGGTTATAAGTACGACGCCTTAAACCGCTTGAATGATGCCTTGTACAAAAAAGGAACTGTGGTGTCGAATGCTTATGACGAAAAGCTGACGTATGATGCCAATGGTAACATAAAGACATTAACTCGTTATGGAAGTTTAAATGATACAGCACCTGTTGTAATTGATGAACTTACCTATGCGTATAAGAACGCAGCAAGTAATCAATTGATGAAAGTTACGGATACCAAAGCGAACAATGCTAATTTTAGGGACGAGTTCAAAGACAGCGCTACTAACGCCGTAGATGATTATGACTATGATGCCAATGGTAATATGACCAAGGACAACAACAAAAACATCACAGCCATAACCTACAACCACTTGAATTTGCCTACCCAAATTACATTTGGCAGCGCAGGAAATATTAGTTACATTTACAATGCAACGGGACAAAAAGTACAGAAAGTAGTAGTGGAACCTGGGAAAACAACCATAACTACGGACTATTTAGGAGGGTACCAATACAGTAACGCCGCATTAAAGTTTTTCCCGACTTCCGAAGGTTATGTAGAACCTGTTGGAAATTCTTATAAATATGTGTATCAGTACAAAGACCATTTAGGGAACGTACGTTTGAGTTATGATAAAACCTTAGCCATACAAGAGGAGAATAATTATTATCCTTTTGGATTGAAGCACAGTAGTTACAGTGTGTCTGTAATTGTTTCTACGAATGATGCGTTAAAGTATCGATATAACTCCAAAGAATATCAGGATGAACTAGGTTTGAATTTGTATGCTTATGGCTACAGGCATTACGACCCTGCAATTGGTAGATGGACAACAATGGATCCATTGTTAAATGATTTAAAATTTGCTTTTGATGATAGTAAAGTTGATGAAGATGACGAAGATGAAGTATATGAAGCATTAGTTACTAAACTTGAAACTGCTGACGGTATATATAATACCAATAACTTAAATCCGTATGGTTATGGCTACAACGACCCTGTTTCTTTTGACGACCCTGATGGTAGATGTCCTTGGTGTATTCCGATTTTATTAGTTTATTTATTAACTCCTGAAACGGCTGTAGCTCCAACAGGCAATTGGAAAAATGATGGTAAAGCCGTTGGTGAGTCTAAAGCAATGAAAGGAAATATCCTTTTATCTACGGCAGGTGCTGGGCTTGCTACAAAAATAGCGAGTAGTTCAAAGAGTACTCCTGCAAAAGAAAAAGCCGTTGAAAAAACTACAGAAAAAAGTTCTGAGAAAAAAGTTCCTAATCCAAATGGAAAAAATGGTGGTCAAAAGCATCAGGAAAAAATAAATGAGTATGGAAAGAAATTGGAACAAAAAGGATACGAAGTAACTAAGGAAAGAAGGGTTAATACGGAAGGAGGTCATAAAAATACCCGTTATACAGACATAACCGCCAAAAAAGATGGGAAGACCTTAAATGTTCAGGTGGGAAAACAAAATAAAAACGGAACACCTGTAGCAAGAGAGCGAAGAGCCATTGAAGATATAAATAATTCAACAAAAGGTGCGCCAAATGGTAGCAATAGGACGATATTTGTTCCATATAATTAA